The DNA region ACCTAGTTATAAAAATTAGTGGTTGTATGAATGCTTGCGGACAGCATAATATGGCGAATATTGGTTTCCAAGGGATGTCGGTTCGTACACCAGATAAATTAGTAGCGCCTGCGTTACAAGTACTTTTAGGTGGTGGAAACCTTGGTGATGGTACCGGAGTTTTTGCTGATAAAGTGGTAAAAGTACCAAGTAGAAGAGGGCCGGAAGCCTTACGTAGAATCTTAAACGATTTTGAAGCCAATGCCGGTGGAAAGAAATTCGTGGAGTATTACAAAGAAACGGGAGACCGCTATTTCTACGATTTGCTTAACGATTTACAAGACGTTAGCAACTTAACTCCAGAAGATTTTATCGATTGGGGTAATGAAGAAGAATATGTAAAAGAAATTGGTATTGGTGAGTGTGCCGGTGTGGTTATCGATTTAATTGCCACTTTATTTTTAGAGAGTGAGGAGAAAATCGAAAACGCTAAGGAAGCTTTTGGTAACGAAGTGTATTCGTATGCTATTTACCATGCTTACAGTTCTTTGGTTAATTCCGCGAAAGCATTGTTGTTGGCCGAAAACAAAAAGACAAACACCCAAGCAGGTATCATAAGCGATTTTGATAAACTGTTTGTTGAAGGTGGAAAAATAGATCTTGGAGGTTCATTTTCTGAGTTGATTTATCAACTTAACCAAAATGCGCCAACAAAAGAATTTGCTGAAAAATACATTGAAGATGCTGGTAAGTTTTTAGAAAAAGTAAGAGCTTTTAGAGAGGCTGATGCAGTTGAAACAAAGGCGGTATAAATAAAGAATATGAGTTTGAAAACCCCAAAATTAACGGTTGTAGGTGCTGGTCCGGGTGACGAAGATTTAATTACCCTTAAGGCGATTAAGGCTATAGAATCTGCCGATGTGATCCTGTACGACGCACTGATCAACGAATCGCTTCTTAAATATGCTTCGGAGGATACCGAGCTTATTTTTGTGGGCAAGCGTAAGGGGTGCTATGCGTTTCAGCAGGAACAAATCAACGAGCTGATTGTTTCCAAAGCCAAGGAAAAAGGGCATGTAGTGCGATTAAAAGGCGGCGACCCATTTATTTTTGGTCGCGGTGCCGAGGAAATTGATTATGTGAGCGGTTTCGGATTGGAAACTTTTGTGGTGCCGGGTATTTCATCATCGGTGGCAGTGCCAGCTTATCAAGGCATTCCGTTAACAAAACGAGGGGCTTCCGAAAGCTTTTGGGTCATCACAGGAACGACCAAAAAGCACCAAATTTCTGGTGATGTGGCTTTAGCGGCTAAATCGACGGCAACGGTTGTAATTTTAATGGGCATGAGCAAACTGGACGAAATCGTTAAGATTTTTTCAGAAGAAAACAAACAGGAAACGCCCATTGCCATTATACAAAACGGAACGCGAGCAGACGAAAAAGTAGGCATTGGCACTATAAGTACCATTCAAAATATTGTTGCTGAAAAGGAATTATCATCTCCGGCCATTATCATTATCGGTGATGTGGTGAAAGAAAGAGCCGTGTTGAGTTCTATTTGTGCCGAAGTTGTAAAGGAATAGGTCATGGAAAGAAATAATTTATACCCTATTTTTTTAAAAGCGAAAAGCTTAAACGTTCTTATAGTTGGTGGAGGTTATGTGGCTGAAGAAAAATTGACTTTTCTTCTAAAATCAAGCCCAGATGCCAATGTCACTATGGTGTCGCCCATGTTTAGGGAAGACACGGTGGAGTTGGCCAAAAAAGGAAACGTTACCCTTATTGAAAGTAAATACAAAAAGAAGTATTTAAAAGGGAAGCACATTGTGGTGGCCACGACCGATAAGCCCAAAGTGAATGTAAAAGTGCACAAGCATTGCCGCAAAAAAAGCATTTTGGTAAATGTGGCCGATAACCCGCCGTATTGCGATTTTTATATGGGGGGTATCGTCACCAAGGGCAATGTAAAGGTAGCGATTTCAACTAACGGAAAATCGCCCACAACAGCGAAACGTTTGCGTCAGTTTTTTGAGGATGTTATCCCGGAAAATGTAGATGATTTAGTAAAAAATTTAAACGAATATAGAAAAACAATAAAAGGTGATTTTGAACAAAAAGTGGAAACACTTAACGAATTCACCAAAGGATTAATCGAGAAAAAAGAGTCTTAAAATGATTAAAACAGATATACTAATAATAGGAGCAGGACCAACGGGATTATTTACTGTTTTTGAAGCAGGTTTGTTAAAGCTTAAATGTCATTTAATTGATGCATTGCCACAACCTGGCGGACAGTGTTCAGAGATTTATCCCAAAAAACCGATTTACGATATTCCAGGTTTCCCGGAAATTTTAGCGGGCGACTTAACCAGAAACTTGTTGGAGCAAGGTAAGCAGTTCGAACCCGGATTTACTTTGGGTGAGCGTGCCGAAACTATCGAAAAGCAAGACGACGGTTCATTCATCGTAACAACCAATAAAGGTACTAAGCACCATGCGCCAGTAGTAGCCATAGCCGGTGGGTTAGGGTCGTTCGAGCCTAGAAAACCAGCTATTGATGGATTGGCCGATTACGAAGATAACGGTGTGGAATACATTATTAAAGATCCAGAATTTTACCGCGACAAAAAAGTGGTGATTTCAGGTGGTGGAGATTCAGCGTTAGACTGGAGT from Tamlana crocina includes:
- the cobA gene encoding uroporphyrinogen-III C-methyltransferase, which produces MSLKTPKLTVVGAGPGDEDLITLKAIKAIESADVILYDALINESLLKYASEDTELIFVGKRKGCYAFQQEQINELIVSKAKEKGHVVRLKGGDPFIFGRGAEEIDYVSGFGLETFVVPGISSSVAVPAYQGIPLTKRGASESFWVITGTTKKHQISGDVALAAKSTATVVILMGMSKLDEIVKIFSEENKQETPIAIIQNGTRADEKVGIGTISTIQNIVAEKELSSPAIIIIGDVVKERAVLSSICAEVVKE
- a CDS encoding bifunctional precorrin-2 dehydrogenase/sirohydrochlorin ferrochelatase yields the protein MERNNLYPIFLKAKSLNVLIVGGGYVAEEKLTFLLKSSPDANVTMVSPMFREDTVELAKKGNVTLIESKYKKKYLKGKHIVVATTDKPKVNVKVHKHCRKKSILVNVADNPPYCDFYMGGIVTKGNVKVAISTNGKSPTTAKRLRQFFEDVIPENVDDLVKNLNEYRKTIKGDFEQKVETLNEFTKGLIEKKES